The following proteins come from a genomic window of Phacochoerus africanus isolate WHEZ1 chromosome 9, ROS_Pafr_v1, whole genome shotgun sequence:
- the PFDN6 gene encoding prefoldin subunit 6: MRQTRASRAVSSQHSLFTSWFTNTERRTPERGGRVPSRVCNPAPLSLSPRSFVLVMAELIQKKLQGEVEKYQQLQKDLSKSMSGRQKLEAQLTENNIVKEELALLDGSNVVFKLLGPVLVKQELGEARATVGKRLDYITAEIKRYESQLRELERQSEQQRETLAQLQQEFQRAQAAKAGAPGKA; encoded by the exons ATGCGTCAGACGAGAGCTTCCCGCGCCGTCTCTTCCCAGCATTCTCTGTTTACTTCCTGGTTCACCAACACTGAAAGAAGAAC GCCGGAAAGGGGAGGTCGGGTACCTTCCAGAGTGTGCAACCCAGcgcccctctccctctccccgcgGAGTTTCGTCCTCGTCATGGCTGAGCTGATCCAGAAGAAGCTACAGGGAGAAGTGGAGAAATATCAACAGCTACAGAAGG ACTTGAGTAAGTCCATGTCAGGGAGGCAGAAACTAGAAGCACAACTAACAGAAAATAATATCGTGAAGGAG GAACTGGCCCTGCTGGATGGATCCAACGTGGTCTTTAAACTTCTGGGTCCCGTGCTGGTCAAACAGGAGCTGGGAGAGGCTCGAGCCACAGTGGGGAAAAGGCTGGACTACATCACAGCTGAAAT TAAGCGATACGAATCCCAACTCCGGGAACTGGAGCGCCAGTCAGAGCAACAGAGGGAGACCCTGGCTCAGCTGCAGCAGGAGTTCCAGCGGGCCCAGGCAGCCAAGGCAGGGGCTCCTGGGAAGGCCTGA
- the WDR46 gene encoding WD repeat-containing protein 46 isoform X2, producing MRAVRLPGVFNPTVGQLRGVCTCVAVRVGLMETAPKPGSDVPPKKNRLQAKRKKPRRYWEEETAPTAAGASPGPPRKQKKNREARPQKPKNAPIQKKSRFPKKPQVPKKPQEWRSPGPQRSLSGAQDPFAGPAPVPVEVVRKFRRIDKSKKLPRSKSKAQSRLDAAEAEEEEISVKAARSELLLAEEPGFLEGEDGEDTARIRQADIAEAVDIASAAKHFDLNLRQFGPYRLNYSRTGRHLALGGRRGHVAALDWVTKKLMCEINVMEAVRDIRFLHSEALLAVAQNRWLHIYDNQGIELHCVRRCDRITRLEFLPFHFLLATASETGFLTYLDVSVGKIVAALNARAGRLDVMTQNPYNAVVHLGHSNGTVSLWSPAVKEPLAKILCHRGGVRAVAVDPTGTHMATSGLDHQLKIFDLRGTFQPLSARTLPQGAGHLAFSQRGLLAAGLGDVVNVWAGPGGAGAPCLERPYLTHRLTGHVHGLQFCPFEDVLGVGHSGGVTSMLVPGAAEPNFDGLESNPYRSRKQRQEWEVKALLEKVPAELICLDPRALAEVDVVSMEQEKKERIERLGYDPEAKAPFQPKPKQKGRSSTASLVKRKKKVMDEEHRDKVRQSLKQQQQQQKQEKAKPTGARPSALDRFVR from the exons ATGAGGGCCGTAAGACTTCCGGGAGTTTTCAATCCGACTGTGGGACAGCTGAGAGGAGTTTGCACGTGTGTCGCGGTTCGGGTGGGCTTGATGGAGACAGCCCCCAAGCCTGGCAGTGATGTCCCGCCCAAGAAGAACAGACTTCAGGCCAAGAGAAAG AAACCTCGGCGATACTGGGAGGAAGAGACCGCTCCGACAGCTGCCGGAGCCTCTCCGGGTCCCCCTCGTAAACAGAAGAAGAATCGAGAGGCCCGACCTCAGAAGCCAAAGAACGCTCCCATCCAAAAGAAGTCTCGGTTCCCCAAGAAGCCCCAGGTCCCAAAGAAACCCCAAGAATGGAGGAGTCCAGGCCCTCAGCGGAGCTTGTCTGGG GCCCAGGACCCGTTTGcaggccccgcccccgtcccTGTGGAGGTAGTTCGAAAGTTCCGTCGCATCGACAAATCCAAAAAG CTGCCCCGTTCCAAGTCCAAAGCCCAAAGCCGGCTTGATGCTGCTGAAGCTGAGGAAGAGGAAATAAGCGTCAAAGCTGCTCGTTCTGAGCTGCTGCTGGCTGAGGAACCTGG GTTTCTGGAAGGTGAGGATGGGGAGGACACAGCAAGGATACGCCAGGCTGACATCGCAGAGGCTGTGGATATTGCAAGTGCAGCCAAG CACTTTGACTTGAACTTGAGGCAGTTTGGACCCTACAGGCTGAATTACTCTCGAACAGGGAG GCACCTGGCTTTGGGAGGGCGACGGGGTCACGTGGCGGCCCTCGACTGGGTGACAAAGAAGCTTATGTGCGAGATCAACGTCATGGAGGCGGTGCGGGACATTCG GTTTCTGCATTCAGAAGCACTGCTTGCTGTCGCTCAGAACCGCTGGCTTCACATTTACGACAACCAGGGCATCGAGCTCCACTGTGTCCGCCGCTGTGACCGCATCACCCGGCTTGAGTTCCTGCCCTTCCACTTCCTCCTGGCCACGGCT TCAGAGACAGGGTTTCTGACCTACCTGGACGTGTCAGTGGGCAAGATCGTGGCAGCTCTGAACGCCCGGGCTGGACGGCTCGACGTCATGACCCAGAACCCTTACAATGCCGTCGTCCACCTCGGACACAGCAACG GGACTGTGTCTTTATGGAGCCCTGCAGTGAAGGAGCCGCTGGCAAAGATTCTGTGCCACCGCGGTGGGGTGCGGGCCGTGGCAGTCGATCCTACAGGCAC GCACATGGCTACCTCTGGCCTGGACCACCAGCTGAAGATCTTTGACCTGCGGGGAACGTTCCAGCCCCTGAGCGCACGGACCCTGCCCCAGGGGGCGGGGCATCTGGCCTTCTCCCAGCGTGGGCTGCTGGCCGCAGGACTGGGCGATGTGGTCAATGTCTGGGCAGGGCCGGGTGGGGCCGGCGCCCCCTGCCTGGAGCGGCCCTACCTCACCCACCGGCTCACTGGCCACGTGCACGGCCTGCAGTTCTGCCCCTTTGAGGATGTGCTCGGGGTGGGACACAGCGGGGGCGTCACCAGCATGCTGGTCCCTG ggGCTGCTGAACCCAACTTTGATGGGCTGGAGAGTAATCCTTACCGGAGCCGCAAGCAGCGCCAGGAGTGGGAGGTGAAGGCCCTTCTGGAGAAG GTGCCAGCAGAGCTCATCTGCCTGGACCCCCGAGCCCTCGCAGAGGTGGATGTGGTCTCCATGGAGCAGGAGAAGAAGGAACGGATCGAGAGGCTG GGCTATGATCCCGAGGCCAAGGCTCCTTTCCAGCCAAAGCCAAAGCAGAAGGGCCGCAGCTCCACAGCAAGTCTagtgaagaggaagaagaaggtcATGGATGAAGAACACAGG gacAAAGTCCGGCAGAGCCttaaacagcagcagcagcagcagaagcaagAGAAGGCCAAGCCCACAGGGGCCCGGCCATCTGCCCTGGACCGATTTGTGCGCTGA
- the WDR46 gene encoding WD repeat-containing protein 46 isoform X1 encodes MRAVRLPGVFNPTVGQLRGVCTCVAVRVGLMETAPKPGSDVPPKKNRLQAKRKQKPRRYWEEETAPTAAGASPGPPRKQKKNREARPQKPKNAPIQKKSRFPKKPQVPKKPQEWRSPGPQRSLSGAQDPFAGPAPVPVEVVRKFRRIDKSKKLPRSKSKAQSRLDAAEAEEEEISVKAARSELLLAEEPGFLEGEDGEDTARIRQADIAEAVDIASAAKHFDLNLRQFGPYRLNYSRTGRHLALGGRRGHVAALDWVTKKLMCEINVMEAVRDIRFLHSEALLAVAQNRWLHIYDNQGIELHCVRRCDRITRLEFLPFHFLLATASETGFLTYLDVSVGKIVAALNARAGRLDVMTQNPYNAVVHLGHSNGTVSLWSPAVKEPLAKILCHRGGVRAVAVDPTGTHMATSGLDHQLKIFDLRGTFQPLSARTLPQGAGHLAFSQRGLLAAGLGDVVNVWAGPGGAGAPCLERPYLTHRLTGHVHGLQFCPFEDVLGVGHSGGVTSMLVPGAAEPNFDGLESNPYRSRKQRQEWEVKALLEKVPAELICLDPRALAEVDVVSMEQEKKERIERLGYDPEAKAPFQPKPKQKGRSSTASLVKRKKKVMDEEHRDKVRQSLKQQQQQQKQEKAKPTGARPSALDRFVR; translated from the exons ATGAGGGCCGTAAGACTTCCGGGAGTTTTCAATCCGACTGTGGGACAGCTGAGAGGAGTTTGCACGTGTGTCGCGGTTCGGGTGGGCTTGATGGAGACAGCCCCCAAGCCTGGCAGTGATGTCCCGCCCAAGAAGAACAGACTTCAGGCCAAGAGAAAG CAGAAACCTCGGCGATACTGGGAGGAAGAGACCGCTCCGACAGCTGCCGGAGCCTCTCCGGGTCCCCCTCGTAAACAGAAGAAGAATCGAGAGGCCCGACCTCAGAAGCCAAAGAACGCTCCCATCCAAAAGAAGTCTCGGTTCCCCAAGAAGCCCCAGGTCCCAAAGAAACCCCAAGAATGGAGGAGTCCAGGCCCTCAGCGGAGCTTGTCTGGG GCCCAGGACCCGTTTGcaggccccgcccccgtcccTGTGGAGGTAGTTCGAAAGTTCCGTCGCATCGACAAATCCAAAAAG CTGCCCCGTTCCAAGTCCAAAGCCCAAAGCCGGCTTGATGCTGCTGAAGCTGAGGAAGAGGAAATAAGCGTCAAAGCTGCTCGTTCTGAGCTGCTGCTGGCTGAGGAACCTGG GTTTCTGGAAGGTGAGGATGGGGAGGACACAGCAAGGATACGCCAGGCTGACATCGCAGAGGCTGTGGATATTGCAAGTGCAGCCAAG CACTTTGACTTGAACTTGAGGCAGTTTGGACCCTACAGGCTGAATTACTCTCGAACAGGGAG GCACCTGGCTTTGGGAGGGCGACGGGGTCACGTGGCGGCCCTCGACTGGGTGACAAAGAAGCTTATGTGCGAGATCAACGTCATGGAGGCGGTGCGGGACATTCG GTTTCTGCATTCAGAAGCACTGCTTGCTGTCGCTCAGAACCGCTGGCTTCACATTTACGACAACCAGGGCATCGAGCTCCACTGTGTCCGCCGCTGTGACCGCATCACCCGGCTTGAGTTCCTGCCCTTCCACTTCCTCCTGGCCACGGCT TCAGAGACAGGGTTTCTGACCTACCTGGACGTGTCAGTGGGCAAGATCGTGGCAGCTCTGAACGCCCGGGCTGGACGGCTCGACGTCATGACCCAGAACCCTTACAATGCCGTCGTCCACCTCGGACACAGCAACG GGACTGTGTCTTTATGGAGCCCTGCAGTGAAGGAGCCGCTGGCAAAGATTCTGTGCCACCGCGGTGGGGTGCGGGCCGTGGCAGTCGATCCTACAGGCAC GCACATGGCTACCTCTGGCCTGGACCACCAGCTGAAGATCTTTGACCTGCGGGGAACGTTCCAGCCCCTGAGCGCACGGACCCTGCCCCAGGGGGCGGGGCATCTGGCCTTCTCCCAGCGTGGGCTGCTGGCCGCAGGACTGGGCGATGTGGTCAATGTCTGGGCAGGGCCGGGTGGGGCCGGCGCCCCCTGCCTGGAGCGGCCCTACCTCACCCACCGGCTCACTGGCCACGTGCACGGCCTGCAGTTCTGCCCCTTTGAGGATGTGCTCGGGGTGGGACACAGCGGGGGCGTCACCAGCATGCTGGTCCCTG ggGCTGCTGAACCCAACTTTGATGGGCTGGAGAGTAATCCTTACCGGAGCCGCAAGCAGCGCCAGGAGTGGGAGGTGAAGGCCCTTCTGGAGAAG GTGCCAGCAGAGCTCATCTGCCTGGACCCCCGAGCCCTCGCAGAGGTGGATGTGGTCTCCATGGAGCAGGAGAAGAAGGAACGGATCGAGAGGCTG GGCTATGATCCCGAGGCCAAGGCTCCTTTCCAGCCAAAGCCAAAGCAGAAGGGCCGCAGCTCCACAGCAAGTCTagtgaagaggaagaagaaggtcATGGATGAAGAACACAGG gacAAAGTCCGGCAGAGCCttaaacagcagcagcagcagcagaagcaagAGAAGGCCAAGCCCACAGGGGCCCGGCCATCTGCCCTGGACCGATTTGTGCGCTGA